GAAAAATTGTGAAGTTTAAGAACATTAATTGTATTTTTTAAAAAAAAATTTGTCTTAAAAATATAAAAAATATAAAATTACAAAAAGGGCAACAAAACTGAAATAAAGTTATTAAACAAAACAAAGTGAAAATAGTACTTCTAAATCCAAACCTGCTTCTCTCCCAAGAGAAAAAAAAAACACATTGTATTATGTCAAAGACATGAACAAGAAGAAACAAAGCTCCTAGAGAGAACTCTCTGCCTCACTCCAAGATGATTTGTGATCCCCATCTCAAAGCTTAAGCCTCAACAAAATGACCAAAGATGAGGAACCAAGATGGAGACTTCTTTATTCGGTCTCTCTCTCAGAGGCTGAATCAACTTTCTGTTTTATCATCGTCTCAGCTTGTTGAATTGCTCTCTGTGATCCTGTGATCGTCACTTTCCTGTCCATTTTTTGCCATTTCAAAAGTTTAGACATTAGAAGTATTTAACACAATGTTCGGTTATAGCCCTCCCAATAAGGTTAGCTTTTACCTGTCAGTGGTTCCAGACATGAAATCGCCTCGGTCTGATATTTTTATACGAGCACCGGTCATCTGAGTGATTTCCATGATGTTTCTTCCTCCACGGCCAAGGACCAATCCTATATGCTCATCCGACACACCAATTGTCACCGTGCTACCAGCCTCTTCCTGGAATGTATACCAAAAACAAAGCTTAAGAAATGATCAAACGAGCGAAATCATCTCTGAGTGCATTTACATGAACAGGGTGGAACATATATTATGCAAAATTATACACCACACTTCAATATATATTCATAAATAGGGTGGAATATGATGCAAAGAGACTAACCTTTTGGTGGTTTTGATACCTGCCTCCAGAACCGTTGTGTGCGTAGTTAGCTGAATTGTATCCCGCTGTTGCAACAGAAGGAAGCACATACGCATATGGATGACCATGAAAACCAGAGTGGGAAAGACCTAAAATGCCGATTTAAAAGGAACTTACAAGCGAAATAAGCTTAACAACTGACAAGCATCACACACATTCCCCAAAGTAAGAAAGAAATTCAATGTGAGACGAAAGATACTTAAACCCAATACTACCTAGCTGACATTTGACAATGTACATAGTGTAGACCCAAAGAATAGTCCAGAAGTGATCTAACCATATACTTTATTGCTTTCGAAAAATGAACAAATGCTATGCAATCCCAGACATGCAGAACAGGATAACAGAAGAAACATCAATGAGGAAAACAGACACCTAACTAAGCTAATACTGAGTTGATATACCTGCATATGAATATGGGGAATGTACATTCTGGGAGTAATGATCGTCCTCGGTAAGCTTAGCCAAAATCAAATCAATTGCCCGCATCTGCTCCTCAAAGGTTCCAGATAACGTCACTAGCCTATCACTCAACCCATAGAAGGTATTATCCAGAGGGGATATCTTAATACCAGCTTTAGATTCCTCAGTAAATGACCTGTGTCAATAGAAATAAATCTTTTAACGGCTGGTAACAGCAGTATTACTGAAGTCAAAACAAAACAAAACAAAACAAAAAATGCAACAACATATTCTAAAAAAATTTAAGAGAAACTAGACATCCCTAACTAACACTAATACTTCAAACTGAGCCATCTCTACTATCCAGAAACCTATTTGCACCTGTTATAGGATCTTGACTTGTTTATGTATGCATTCAGGGAAAATAAATTCCTCTCTTAATATGAATCCGAGAAAATGAGCATGGAAGAAATGCAAGAACATGACCAGATACATTACAGATGTAAGTTGGTGATTTTGATGTGCTATAAGAAATGGTGGCTCTGACAAGCTCATACAATCTTCTGCGAAAAATTTCAAAACAATAACTTACTTGATGGTGGCCCCTCCTTTTCCAATAATGCCTCCACAAGAACTGTTAGGAACCACGAGTCTTAGTCTTCTCCTAGGCTCAACATCACTACCTTCTTCAGCATGAAGCTAAACAAACAAACATAAAAAATCAAAAAACTGCTCTCGTAACAACTTAATATGTATACATTAGTTAAAAGCAGTTGTGATATTACCTCGCTGTGCAATTTATCAAGGATAAGCTCAAGTCCATTGACAACTTCTTTAATGGATCCCGATATCATAATAATCCTATCAGTCGTCCCAGGGAAAAACTCTTGGTTACGCGAGAGCTGGATCCGGGCCCCGGACTTAGCCTGAAACTCGGTGATGGTGGAGCCTCCTTTCCCAATGACAGAACCAGCAGCCGCATTGGATACAAGAAACCGAATGTGCGTTGGCTTCTCAGCAGAGTCTGCAAGAGAGAGAAAGCCATTATAAAGTCAAAGAGAGAGAGAGAGAGAGCATAGAATCCTCATCAGTAGTTGAGCTAAACGCTGAATTGAAATTCGAAAAAGGCAGAAAAAAAACAATCTTTGCTAAAAAAACATACAACCTCGATTAAATACTACTCCCTCTGATTGATTTTAAGCACACAACCTAAGGAAACAATTAATTTTGTATATTTCCTATATAAAAACACAATTACCTATACACCTAACTATACTTGAACCAATAGAAAAATAAATTGTTAAATAAAATTTATAAATTTTGCATGAATGTCGAAAACAACACTTATTTTGTAACTAAAAAATTTCAGAACAACGACACTTAATATGAAACGGATGGAGTATATGAAGATGAATTTGATCTAACTCAAATCACATAATTGTTTGGTTATTTCCCTAAGTATAATTATTTAGCATTCTAAACAAGTTACAAGATTTTCTTCAATGCCAAATCTAGAATGTGGAAATGCATTATCTTTGTTCAAAAAGAGCAGATCGGATCGGAAAATAGTACCATCTTCGGAAGGTTCAGGGGATCGGTCGGTGAGCTCTTCAGGGGCATATGACTCGGTGGACTCCATTGCCGCTGCAGAAGATAAATAAGAATCGAATCGAATCGAATCAATCGACATTACCAATACAACGAAGGAGATAAGACTCTGAGATTGGGAGAAGAAAATTCAAAGAGTTACCTCTGTTCTCGCACAATTCGAATCTCCTCCTTCCTTCCTTCCTTCCTTGCGTCGCCGACACTTTCTCGAGCCTGTGGTTTTTCTGAATCTGAGGGAGAGAGTTACTCTTCGATATGCCGTTTCTAGATCCTTGCTGGATTCGTCGTCTTTGTCGCCGAGCGATTTGCCAAGTGAATTGAAGGTTTGGCTCTTTGTGTATTTTGATTATCTTTTTCTATCCACTTGCTTATTCTATTGTTATTTTCCTTTTTTCATCTTATTTTATAGTTAAAAGATCTAAAATTATTAAATCAACTCAACTTTCATTAAATTACGATGACAAATAAGTTAGTGATTCTACATTTTAGATTAGGTGATTTTATCTTTTCAAAATCCATTATTAAAAATATTTGAAATAACTATGAGAGTTTAACATATTTATAACATTAAATTATGAAATAAATAGCAATTAGGTGATGTTATCTTTTCAAAATCAATTATTAATTTATTCAAAAAAGTCAATTATTAATACATTGATTTATTTTTTTTGCATCCATTAAATGTTTTTCTTTGAACTTTGAATTTTTCATAGTTTGTTAGTTACACATTTGAAAAAAAAAAAGAAGTTAGTGATTACACATTATTAGATTTTCAAACTATACAACACATCAGAGTTGACAAAGAAGATAATAAATACTTAGATTAGATACCATTAATGGTAATGCATGTCTATTATTTGGATTCGTCAATTAATGAATGTCAATAGTATTAGTTATAATGTGATTTAAGTATTCAGCTCGACAATAATGGGAAGTGGCAACCAGTATTTGCCTCATGACAATGCTATGCAGATTAATTAGTGAAAATTTTAATATATTAGTCATAGTTTTTCTTGGTATGACAAATTAAAAATTTGGAGAAGACCAACCAAATCAAGTTGCATTATACTTTAATTTTTTTAATTAGACAACTACTTCTCGTTATATAATTTCAATTAGATCCATGCGGTTAGATATTTATTTAGCGGGCTGTTATTGGGCCTACTTACAACACTCGGCGTATTTTAACTGTAGTGCGACAACTCGAGCAGGCTAAACCTGAGAAGCCGTTAGTCGTTAAAACACATCGCATCCCCAAAACGCAGTCGTTTTTCTCAGCTATGGCGTTGAGCTAAGCGACTACCTCCTAATCACTCTCGTCGAAGAAGACTAATATGGACTTAACCTAACATGGACTTAACCTAACATGGTTAACCTAACAGAGTTAGTCCTAACCATGCAAACCCATTTGTAATCCTAACCCTTATTTTTTAAACAGGGTTTAAACAGGGTTGATCCTAATAAGACCAGGGTTTAAATTCTAACGTTTTTATTTTGATTCACATAACTATTATACAATATTTAATAATATTTTTCACCAAAACAAACTTAAATTCAAGTTTTTTCGCCAAAAACTAAACAACGAAATTTTCCGTCGAAACCGCAAAATCGAGTTTTCAACTAAAACAACAAAATCGAGTTTTCCTTCCAAAAACGCAAAATCGAGTTTTTCGTCAAAACTTCGAAATCGAGTTTTCCCGCCAAAAAATCAAAATCGAGTTTTTCGCCAAAACCTCAAAATCGAATTTTTCCGTGAAAACGTAAAGTTAATTTTTTTCTGGAAAACCCGTAAAACTCAATTTCACGGTTTTGGCGGGAAAACTCGATTTGCCGGTTTTGGAGGGAAAACTCATTTTTGCGGTTTTAGTTTTGGCGGAAAAACTCGATTTTGCGGTTTCGGTGGAAAAAATCGATTTTGCGGTTTCGGTGGGAAAACCTGATTTGCCGGTTTCGGCGGGAAAACTCATTTTTGCGGTTTTGGCAGAAAAACTCGATTTTGCGGTTTCGGCGGGAAAATGCGATTTTACAGTTTTGGCGAAAAAACGCGATTTGCGGTTTCGGCGGGAAAACCCGATTTGCCGGTTTGGGGAAAAACTCGTTTTTGCTGTTTCGGCGGGAAAACGCGATTTTGTAGTTTTGGCGGGAAAACTCGATTTTGCGGTTTTGGCGGAAAAACTCGATTATGCGGTTTTGAGGGGAAAACTCGATTGCCGGTTTTTTGCGGGAAAACTCGATTTTGCGGTTTCGGCGAGAAAACTTGATTTGCCGGTTTCGGCGAAAAACTTGATTTTGCTGTTTCGGCGGGAAAACGCGATTTTNNNNNNNNNNNNNNNNNNNNNNNNNNNNNNNNNNNNNNNNNNNNNNNNNNNNNNNNNNNNNNNNNNNNNNNNNNGAAAACTTGATTTTGTGGTTTTGGTGGAAAAACTCAAATTAGGTTTTGGCGGAAAAAAACACAATTTGTGTTTTTTGACGGAAAAAGTTTATTCTTAATTGTGGAGCAAAAACTCGATTTTGCGATTTTGGAAGGAAAAATTTTGATTTTGATGCTCAACAAATTGGAAGAAAAAATCATATCATATCTTAATTTTTCTAGTTTTATTTTAAAAATTTAAGAACAAAAATAAATGGAATATTTTTTTCAATTAAATGAACTAACACTCGTAACAGTCATAACTCTTGATTATAATAGGGTTAAAACAGGGCTGAGTTAAAATAGGACTGTAGTTATAATAAACAAAAGAGGGTCGGCCCCTGACCATGTAGTTAACATCCCTAAAAAGACGAATCGAAACCCATCTCTCTCCTTCACCACCATCTCCTCCACCTATTCGCGTCTCCACGAGCTCCTCCACCCCCAAAGCTCGATTCATCTCCCGTCAGAAACAATCCGTCTCCGTTCGCCAGCTCCAGCGACCTCTAAGTAAACTCTCCACCATCTGTTTTTTTTTCTTGAAATCTTGAATTATTGTTTGTTTTGATGTTGGCAGTGGAGTATATGAGCTTACCTGCAAGTCAGTACTCGGTGCTAGACGCGGAGAGGATCGAGAGAGTTGATGATAACACGTTTACACTTTTAAATTCTTCGACTTTGAAGTGTGTCCTGTTCTGCTCGTTAGGGTCGAAGAGCAAACTAATGGCTGCTGCATCAAGCTCTTGTCTTGCAAGGTGTATCTTCGTTTCTTCTCGTAGATGTGTTAGAATTTTCAGACAAAATACAAGAACTTGCGGCTTATATGTTTTGTTTTGTACTGTAAAGACTATCAAGCATGGGCTTCGGGAGACACTTCAAG
The DNA window shown above is from Brassica oleracea var. oleracea cultivar TO1000 chromosome C3, BOL, whole genome shotgun sequence and carries:
- the LOC106328213 gene encoding protein BTR1 isoform X1, with product MESTESYAPEELTDRSPEPSEDDSAEKPTHIRFLVSNAAAGSVIGKGGSTITEFQAKSGARIQLSRNQEFFPGTTDRIIMISGSIKEVVNGLELILDKLHSELHAEEGSDVEPRRRLRLVVPNSSCGGIIGKGGATIKSFTEESKAGIKISPLDNTFYGLSDRLVTLSGTFEEQMRAIDLILAKLTEDDHYSQNVHSPYSYAGLSHSGFHGHPYAYVLPSVATAGYNSANYAHNGSGGRYQNHQKEEAGSTVTIGVSDEHIGLVLGRGGRNIMEITQMTGARIKISDRGDFMSGTTDRKVTITGSQRAIQQAETMIKQKVDSASERETE
- the LOC106333682 gene encoding uncharacterized protein LOC106333682 codes for the protein MEYMSLPASQYSVLDAERIERVDDNTFTLLNSSTLKCVLFCSLGSKSKLMAAASSSCLARLSSMGFGRHFKSTSWDWRDMIVNQNGPYLAPRSLPSFSNVFL
- the LOC106328213 gene encoding protein BTR1 isoform X2 → MESTESYAPEELTDRSPEPSEDDSAEKPTHIRFLVSNAAAGSVIGKGGSTITEFQAKSGARIQLSRNQEFFPGTTDRIIMISGSIKEVVNGLELILDKLHSELHAEEGSDVEPRRRLRLVVPNSSCGGIIGKGGATIKSFTEESKAGIKISPLDNTFYGLSDRLVTLSGTFEEQMRAIDLILAKLTEDDHYSQNVHSPYSYAAGYNSANYAHNGSGGRYQNHQKEEAGSTVTIGVSDEHIGLVLGRGGRNIMEITQMTGARIKISDRGDFMSGTTDRKVTITGSQRAIQQAETMIKQKVDSASERETE